From Solwaraspora sp. WMMD1047, the proteins below share one genomic window:
- a CDS encoding ATP-binding protein, with product MTPAVSALTGRAGADADAPGVGETPASGALLRVFAILPAMIRLSCGLAGAAAALAVRSPPVSTPLLVGAVLLLTAWSAGYAWWTVRHGLTAWVSYVDIALTAVACLFINRLVAPEVLPGEVSWIAILASTSVVVAQFALPLGQSIPAGLLIAAAYAVGAHRAGEPAEATAHAVTLVVQTGFAAALGYLTRRSSRRADAAFADYRRSAEQAAVARAARSAERRQNRDLHDTVLSTLTVVSLGAVPAGSALLRERAGADLRTLSALADARAHADADGPGPDAPVRLDHRLRTVLAKFPQVPVTADLAPCTVAAAVADGLADSALAALSNVSLHAPGATAALRLDRVGAAVVVEVRDDGPGFDPDTVPLHRYGLRESVHGRMATLGGRAVVDSAPGRGTLVRLEWSDAG from the coding sequence ATGACGCCCGCCGTGTCCGCCCTGACCGGCCGGGCCGGCGCGGACGCGGACGCCCCGGGCGTCGGCGAGACCCCGGCCAGCGGGGCCCTGTTGCGGGTCTTCGCCATCCTGCCGGCGATGATCCGGCTCAGTTGCGGCCTGGCCGGCGCCGCGGCGGCGCTCGCGGTACGCAGCCCACCGGTCTCCACCCCGCTGCTGGTCGGCGCGGTGCTGCTGCTGACCGCTTGGTCGGCCGGCTACGCCTGGTGGACCGTGCGGCACGGCCTGACCGCCTGGGTCAGCTACGTCGACATCGCGCTCACCGCGGTCGCCTGTCTGTTCATCAACCGGTTGGTGGCGCCCGAGGTGCTGCCCGGGGAGGTGAGCTGGATCGCGATCCTGGCCAGCACCTCGGTGGTGGTGGCCCAGTTCGCGCTGCCACTGGGACAGTCGATCCCGGCCGGGCTGCTGATCGCCGCCGCGTACGCGGTCGGCGCGCACCGGGCGGGCGAGCCCGCGGAGGCGACCGCGCACGCCGTGACGCTCGTGGTGCAGACCGGGTTCGCGGCGGCGCTGGGCTATCTGACCCGGCGCAGCAGCCGGCGCGCGGACGCGGCGTTCGCCGACTACCGGCGCAGCGCCGAGCAGGCGGCGGTGGCTCGGGCCGCCCGGTCCGCCGAGCGTCGGCAGAACCGCGACCTGCACGACACGGTGCTCTCCACCCTCACCGTGGTCAGTCTCGGCGCGGTGCCGGCGGGCTCGGCGCTGCTGCGGGAGCGGGCCGGCGCGGATCTGCGTACCCTCTCGGCGCTGGCCGACGCCCGCGCGCACGCGGATGCCGACGGTCCCGGCCCGGACGCGCCGGTCCGGCTGGACCACCGGCTGCGTACGGTGCTGGCGAAGTTCCCGCAGGTGCCGGTGACCGCCGACCTGGCGCCGTGCACGGTCGCGGCCGCGGTTGCCGACGGGCTCGCCGACAGCGCGCTGGCGGCGCTGTCGAACGTGTCGCTGCACGCGCCGGGCGCCACGGCCGCGCTGCGGCTCGACCGGGTCGGCGCGGCGGTGGTGGTCGAGGTCCGCGACGACGGGCCGGGCTTCGACCCGGACACGGTGCCGCTGCACCGGTACGGTCTGCGCGAGTCCGTGCACGGCCGGATGGCCACGCTGGGCGGGCGGGCGGTGGTGGACTCGGCACCCGGGCGGGGCACCCTGGTCCGGTTGGAGTGGTCCGATGCGGGTTGA
- a CDS encoding histidine kinase, with the protein MGVRRSARDWGVDAALVAGAAVLGGLFLLSTVTAEPLPPTLPPLGLDIGIGVAACVAVLLFRRRWPVALALACIPVALISSAAMGPTALAVFTVAAYRSWRVTAAVAGAHLLMNVLVLEFAPITQRQYVETVVTMLLLDTALVATGMLVRSQRMLVRSLQDRARQAEEGQRLRVEEARHLERERLAREMHDVLAHRISLLAVHAGALEFRRTATAEEARAAGVIRQSAYDALEDLREVLGMLRGTPGGADPERPQPTLADLPALVEESRRAGMRVVLDDRLGKPDPVPAGIGRHVYRIVQEGLTNARKHAPGAEVRVTLTAPDQATEADPAAADQLAIEVVNPMPLGIATAEIPGAGAGLIGLRERLDLIGGRLEHERTPGGDFRLRAWIPWRA; encoded by the coding sequence GTGGGTGTCCGTCGCTCGGCCCGGGACTGGGGTGTCGACGCCGCGCTGGTGGCCGGGGCCGCGGTGCTGGGCGGCCTCTTCCTGCTCTCCACGGTCACCGCCGAACCGTTGCCGCCGACCCTGCCGCCGCTGGGCCTCGACATCGGCATCGGGGTGGCCGCCTGCGTCGCGGTGCTGCTGTTCCGGCGGCGCTGGCCGGTGGCGCTGGCGCTGGCCTGCATTCCGGTGGCGCTGATCTCGTCGGCCGCGATGGGACCCACCGCGTTGGCCGTCTTCACCGTCGCGGCGTACCGCTCCTGGCGGGTGACCGCGGCGGTCGCCGGTGCCCACCTGCTGATGAACGTGCTGGTGCTGGAGTTCGCCCCGATCACCCAACGGCAGTACGTCGAGACGGTGGTCACGATGCTGCTGCTCGACACCGCGCTGGTCGCCACCGGGATGCTGGTCCGCTCCCAGCGGATGCTGGTCCGGTCGCTGCAGGACCGGGCCCGGCAGGCCGAGGAGGGTCAGCGGCTGCGGGTGGAGGAGGCCCGCCATCTGGAACGCGAGCGGCTGGCCCGGGAGATGCACGACGTGCTGGCCCACCGGATCTCGCTGCTGGCCGTACACGCCGGCGCGCTGGAGTTCCGCCGGACCGCCACCGCCGAGGAGGCCCGCGCGGCCGGGGTCATCCGGCAGAGCGCCTACGACGCGCTGGAGGACCTGCGCGAGGTGCTCGGCATGCTCCGGGGAACCCCGGGCGGAGCCGATCCGGAGCGGCCGCAACCCACCCTCGCCGACCTGCCCGCGCTGGTGGAGGAGTCCCGCCGGGCCGGCATGCGGGTGGTCCTCGACGACCGGCTCGGCAAACCCGACCCGGTGCCAGCCGGCATCGGCCGGCACGTCTACCGGATCGTGCAGGAAGGGCTGACGAACGCCCGCAAGCACGCGCCGGGCGCCGAGGTCCGGGTCACCCTCACCGCGCCGGACCAGGCGACCGAAGCCGATCCGGCGGCGGCCGACCAGCTCGCCATCGAGGTCGTCAACCCGATGCCGCTGGGCATCGCCACCGCCGAGATCCCCGGCGCCGGCGCCGGCCTGATCGGCCTGCGGGAACGGCTGGACCTGATCGGCGGGCGGCTGGAGCACGAACGCACGCCCGGCGGAGACTTCCGGCTGCGGGCCTGGATACCGTGGCGGGCATGA